A window of Brevibacterium ihuae contains these coding sequences:
- the purM gene encoding phosphoribosylformylglycinamidine cyclo-ligase, which translates to MTQDATPAQGTTYASAGVDVEAGDRAVELMKSAVAATHGPNVVGDFGGFAGLFDVSMLKDYERPQLATSTDGVGTKVAIAQALDIHHTIGFDLVGMVVDDIVVCGATPLIMTDYIACGRVVPERIADIVRGIAEACASAGVALVGGETAEHPGLLGVDEYDVAGAATGVVEASRVLGAHRVEAGDVLVGLPSSGLHSNGYSLVRRIIADSGWTLEREVPEFGRTLGEEILVPTTVYSGPLLGLLAAQPEAVHAMSHVTGGGLSANVARVLPQGLLATMRRSTWTVPAVFDVLGDLGGVPRIDRERTWNLGVGMVLVVAPDAVDAVLSGVDGAWVLGEVSADDRALAGDEYYVQGAKGVDGGAAILRD; encoded by the coding sequence ATGACGCAGGACGCCACACCCGCCCAGGGCACGACCTATGCCTCCGCCGGCGTCGACGTCGAGGCCGGCGACCGGGCGGTCGAGCTCATGAAGTCCGCGGTGGCGGCCACCCACGGCCCGAACGTCGTCGGGGACTTCGGCGGCTTCGCCGGGCTGTTCGACGTCTCGATGCTCAAAGACTACGAGCGCCCGCAGCTCGCCACCTCGACCGACGGGGTGGGGACCAAGGTCGCGATCGCGCAGGCGCTCGACATCCACCACACCATCGGCTTCGACCTCGTCGGCATGGTCGTCGACGACATCGTCGTGTGCGGCGCGACGCCGCTCATCATGACCGACTACATCGCCTGCGGCCGGGTGGTTCCGGAGCGGATCGCCGACATCGTGCGCGGCATCGCCGAGGCGTGCGCCTCGGCCGGGGTCGCGCTCGTCGGCGGCGAGACGGCCGAGCACCCCGGTCTGCTCGGGGTCGACGAGTACGATGTCGCCGGCGCGGCCACCGGGGTCGTCGAGGCGTCCCGCGTCCTCGGCGCCCACCGGGTCGAGGCGGGCGACGTGCTCGTCGGCCTGCCGTCCTCGGGCCTCCATTCCAACGGCTACTCGCTCGTCCGGCGGATCATCGCCGACTCGGGCTGGACCCTCGAGCGCGAGGTGCCGGAGTTCGGTCGGACGCTCGGCGAGGAGATCCTCGTCCCGACCACCGTGTACTCCGGCCCGCTGCTCGGGCTCCTCGCCGCGCAGCCCGAGGCCGTGCACGCGATGTCGCACGTCACCGGCGGCGGGCTGTCGGCGAACGTCGCCCGCGTACTCCCGCAGGGGCTGCTCGCCACGATGCGCCGCTCGACCTGGACGGTGCCGGCGGTGTTCGACGTGCTCGGCGACCTCGGCGGGGTCCCGCGCATCGATCGCGAGCGGACGTGGAACCTCGGCGTCGGCATGGTGCTCGTGGTCGCCCCGGACGCGGTCGACGCCGTGCTCTCAGGCGTCGACGGGGCGTGGGTGCTCGGCGAGGTGAGCGCGGACGACCGGGCTCTCGCAGGGGACGAGTACTACGTGCAGGGGGCCAAGGGGGTCGACGGCGGTGCCGCGATCCTCCGCGACTGA
- a CDS encoding asparaginase yields MSPQTLQTFTADAAVELAVIERSGFVESRHLGSAVLVDPDGAVLIELGDASAPVLTRSALKPLQALACLEMGVPLADESLVLATASHRASEEHVEVVSRMLESVGLGPADLQCPSVAPADRGNRMRTRMEGTMMSPLHFNCSGKHATFLMAQELGGHDTAAYLDPDSAVQRQVSRTVEEFCGAPSDFVGIDGCGAPVHAMSLTRLARGIGRLAAGSTEAARTLRDAILAHPWAIEGRGRPNTVVIEKLGILAKFGAEGVMVMATPGGPAVAVKCLDGSSRPTTLVALELLAAAGALPAEQVVPVLAELDERVTGGVAGDGTPAVVGAMRSSAALVAAGEQLGRA; encoded by the coding sequence ATGAGTCCACAGACGCTGCAGACCTTCACCGCCGACGCCGCCGTCGAACTCGCCGTCATCGAGCGCTCCGGCTTCGTCGAGTCCCGACACCTCGGATCGGCCGTCCTCGTCGACCCCGACGGCGCCGTGCTCATCGAGCTCGGGGACGCCTCGGCGCCGGTGCTCACCCGCTCCGCGCTCAAGCCGCTCCAGGCGCTCGCGTGCCTCGAGATGGGGGTGCCGCTGGCCGACGAATCCCTCGTGCTCGCCACCGCCTCCCACCGGGCGTCGGAGGAGCACGTCGAGGTCGTCTCCCGGATGCTCGAGTCCGTGGGGCTGGGACCGGCGGACCTGCAGTGCCCGTCCGTCGCTCCGGCCGACCGCGGCAACCGGATGCGCACCCGGATGGAGGGCACGATGATGTCCCCGCTCCACTTCAACTGCTCGGGCAAGCACGCGACATTCCTCATGGCGCAGGAGCTCGGCGGCCACGACACCGCGGCTTATCTCGACCCGGACTCCGCGGTGCAGCGGCAGGTCTCCCGGACGGTCGAGGAGTTCTGCGGAGCGCCCTCGGACTTCGTCGGGATCGACGGCTGCGGGGCGCCGGTCCACGCGATGTCGCTCACCCGGCTCGCACGGGGGATCGGCCGGCTCGCCGCGGGCTCGACCGAAGCGGCCCGCACCCTGCGCGACGCGATCCTCGCCCATCCGTGGGCGATCGAGGGCCGCGGCAGGCCGAACACCGTCGTCATCGAGAAGCTCGGCATCCTCGCGAAGTTCGGTGCCGAGGGTGTCATGGTCATGGCCACTCCCGGCGGCCCGGCCGTCGCCGTCAAGTGTCTCGACGGGTCGAGCCGACCCACCACCCTCGTCGCGCTCGAGCTCCTCGCGGCGGCCGGAGCGCTGCCCGCCGAGCAGGTCGTCCCGGTGCTCGCCGAGCTCGACGAGCGGGTGACCGGCGGCGTGGCCGGCGACGGGACCCCGGCCGTCGTCGGCGCGATGCGCTCCTCGGCCGCGCTCGTGGCCGCAGGCGAGCAGCTGGGCCGCGCATGA
- a CDS encoding DUF6882 domain-containing protein, whose product MSDSLQSLVNRAIFFSTEMQTRFGMRIAGAEWEVDFSADPRLEFAGEQPLSTTAHLIGTVADSPRTWHWGWDNINGFPDPVVARSHEVRRYGAAREIGELTLDEFDADEEMPLRLTLAAKEITGVWAHYPAAAGGGTVVWMLVESPELELPEPQIKSIVRSMAQGLTETTVSDHVEALQAYASHRGFPLLMRPDGTLRALAADGWADVTVDEQRRITNCQMHSPLEGEAAEEFAAHRSTDAVPAEPTPAPAPEPTPAPPVTEPSPEPAPESPAAETAPAPEPESAPEAPAPEPRPEPRPAPIEPEPAEPAPVEPGPGWSPHPSTRVPWSPNPPPPRPNRCPHRPPRTGSGRRTPRSPTRSRGRRDSSASCSDGEPSTWITRRGLLD is encoded by the coding sequence ATGAGCGATTCCCTGCAGAGCCTCGTCAACCGGGCCATCTTCTTCTCCACCGAGATGCAGACGCGATTCGGGATGCGGATCGCCGGCGCGGAGTGGGAGGTCGACTTCTCGGCCGATCCGCGCCTCGAGTTCGCCGGGGAGCAGCCGCTGTCCACGACCGCGCATCTCATCGGCACGGTGGCCGACTCGCCGCGCACGTGGCACTGGGGCTGGGACAACATCAACGGCTTCCCCGACCCCGTCGTCGCCCGTTCCCACGAGGTGCGCCGCTACGGCGCCGCCCGGGAGATCGGGGAGCTCACCCTCGACGAGTTCGACGCCGACGAGGAGATGCCGCTCCGGCTCACCCTCGCGGCCAAGGAGATCACCGGCGTCTGGGCCCACTACCCGGCCGCCGCGGGGGGCGGAACCGTCGTGTGGATGCTCGTCGAATCCCCGGAGCTCGAGCTGCCGGAGCCGCAGATCAAGAGCATCGTGCGCTCGATGGCGCAGGGGCTCACCGAGACCACCGTGAGCGACCACGTCGAGGCTCTCCAGGCCTATGCCTCGCACCGCGGGTTCCCGCTCCTCATGCGTCCTGACGGCACCCTGCGGGCGCTCGCCGCCGACGGCTGGGCCGATGTCACGGTCGACGAGCAGCGCCGGATCACCAACTGCCAGATGCACTCCCCGCTCGAGGGCGAGGCCGCCGAGGAGTTCGCCGCGCACCGCTCCACCGATGCGGTACCCGCGGAGCCGACCCCGGCGCCCGCCCCGGAACCGACACCCGCACCACCGGTCACCGAGCCATCTCCCGAGCCGGCACCCGAGTCGCCTGCGGCGGAGACCGCACCCGCCCCGGAGCCGGAGTCCGCTCCCGAGGCGCCGGCCCCCGAGCCGCGTCCGGAGCCGCGACCGGCGCCGATCGAACCCGAGCCGGCGGAGCCCGCACCCGTCGAACCGGGTCCCGGGTGGAGCCCGCACCCGTCGACCCGGGTCCCGTGGAGCCCGAACCCGCCCCCGCCCCGGCCGAACCGGTGCCCGCACCGGCCGCCGAGGACCGGGAGCGGCCGGAGGACACCCCGCAGTCCGACGAGGAGCCGCGGAAGAAGGGATTCTTCCGCAAGCTGTTCGGACGGTGAGCCGAGCACTTGGATCACCCGGCGGGGCCTCCTAGACTGA
- a CDS encoding sterol carrier family protein gives MSIRRRIDPTAGHEALVAWVQARRTGAAPAPRATVATAVRFTLEELATRNEGNSVEVRIPPFGVTQCIAGPRHTRGTPPNVVETDPETWLAVAVGETPFAEALSAGRIAASGTRADLGQATPLFDSAELFEA, from the coding sequence ATGAGCATCCGGCGCCGCATCGATCCGACCGCCGGGCACGAGGCGCTCGTCGCCTGGGTCCAGGCCCGGCGCACCGGGGCCGCTCCGGCCCCGCGCGCCACCGTGGCCACCGCGGTGCGCTTCACCCTCGAGGAGCTCGCGACGCGCAATGAGGGCAATTCCGTCGAGGTGCGGATCCCGCCGTTCGGCGTCACGCAGTGCATCGCGGGTCCGCGGCACACCCGCGGCACCCCGCCGAACGTCGTCGAGACCGACCCGGAGACGTGGCTCGCAGTGGCGGTGGGGGAGACCCCGTTCGCCGAGGCGCTCTCCGCCGGCCGGATCGCCGCCTCGGGCACGCGCGCCGATCTCGGACAGGCGACCCCGCTGTTCGACTCCGCGGAGCTGTTCGAGGCCTGA
- the purS gene encoding phosphoribosylformylglycinamidine synthase subunit PurS: protein MGRVVVEVMPKPEILDPQGKAISSGLDRLGLTGFTDVRQGKRFELTVDGAVTADVLAQVKEAASTLLSNPVIEDVVAVTEVPDAPTPSHPRTPVGAASDSVAEANDDAGAGAR from the coding sequence ATGGGACGTGTCGTCGTCGAAGTCATGCCGAAGCCGGAGATCCTCGATCCCCAGGGCAAGGCGATCTCCTCGGGCCTCGATCGTCTGGGGCTCACCGGGTTCACCGATGTCCGGCAGGGCAAGCGGTTCGAGCTCACCGTCGACGGGGCCGTCACCGCGGACGTGCTCGCCCAGGTGAAGGAGGCCGCTTCGACGCTCCTGTCGAACCCGGTCATCGAGGACGTCGTCGCCGTCACCGAAGTCCCCGACGCCCCGACCCCGAGCCACCCCCGCACTCCCGTGGGCGCCGCCTCGGACTCCGTCGCCGAGGCGAACGACGACGCCGGGGCCGGTGCCCGGTGA
- the purD gene encoding phosphoribosylamine--glycine ligase yields MKVLVIGPGAREHALAAALSRDPQVDAVIAAPGNPGIGMLCETRPLDATDPRAAVALAEELDVDLVVVGPEAPLVAGVADALRAASFAVFGPGQEAAALEGSKAYAKDVMDAAGVPTAAAVAATTAAEAAAALDRFGAPHVVKADGLAAGKGVVVTEDRAAALAHAESCLSVSDRVVVEDHLSGPEVSLFVLCDGTTAVPLEPAQDFKRIHDGDAGPNTGGMGAYSPLPWAPPGMVDEIVARVAQPVVDEMARRGAPFIGLLYCGLALTPQGLQVIEFNVRFGDPETQSVLARLESPLAQTLLAAAEGRLAEFGPLAWSPDAAVTVVMAAEGYPEAPRTGDPIAGLEEAAALPGVMVLHAGAATSVEGEIVTAGGRVLSVVATGADLAAARERAYEAVGLISWEGEQHRSDIARAAAAGEVAVPGTAADPS; encoded by the coding sequence GTGAAGGTTCTCGTCATCGGGCCCGGAGCCCGCGAACATGCCCTGGCCGCCGCGCTCTCCCGCGATCCGCAGGTCGATGCGGTCATCGCCGCGCCGGGGAATCCCGGGATCGGGATGCTGTGCGAGACCCGGCCGCTCGACGCCACGGATCCCCGCGCGGCGGTCGCGCTCGCCGAGGAGCTCGACGTCGACCTCGTCGTCGTCGGGCCGGAGGCGCCGCTCGTCGCCGGGGTCGCCGACGCGCTGCGCGCAGCGTCGTTCGCGGTGTTCGGCCCCGGCCAGGAGGCCGCCGCCCTCGAGGGCTCGAAAGCCTATGCGAAGGACGTCATGGACGCCGCCGGTGTGCCCACCGCCGCAGCGGTCGCCGCCACCACCGCGGCGGAGGCGGCCGCCGCGCTCGACCGGTTCGGCGCCCCGCACGTCGTCAAGGCCGACGGTCTCGCCGCCGGCAAGGGCGTCGTCGTCACCGAGGACCGCGCCGCGGCCCTCGCCCATGCCGAATCCTGCCTGAGCGTATCCGACCGGGTCGTCGTCGAGGACCACCTGTCCGGTCCCGAGGTGTCCCTGTTCGTGCTGTGCGACGGCACCACCGCGGTCCCGCTCGAGCCCGCCCAGGACTTCAAGCGCATCCACGACGGCGACGCGGGTCCGAACACCGGGGGGATGGGCGCGTACTCGCCGCTCCCCTGGGCCCCGCCGGGCATGGTCGACGAGATCGTCGCCCGGGTCGCCCAGCCCGTCGTCGACGAGATGGCCCGCCGCGGTGCGCCCTTCATCGGCCTGCTGTACTGCGGCCTCGCCCTCACCCCGCAGGGTCTCCAGGTCATCGAGTTCAACGTCCGGTTCGGCGACCCGGAGACCCAGTCCGTGCTCGCCCGCCTCGAATCCCCACTGGCCCAGACCCTCCTCGCCGCCGCCGAGGGCCGACTCGCCGAGTTCGGTCCGCTCGCCTGGTCCCCGGACGCCGCAGTCACCGTGGTGATGGCCGCGGAGGGCTATCCCGAGGCGCCCCGCACCGGCGACCCGATCGCCGGGCTCGAGGAGGCCGCCGCCCTGCCGGGCGTCATGGTCCTCCACGCCGGCGCCGCGACCTCGGTCGAGGGCGAGATCGTCACCGCCGGCGGGCGGGTGCTCTCCGTCGTCGCCACCGGAGCGGATCTCGCCGCCGCCCGCGAGCGGGCCTACGAGGCCGTCGGCCTCATCTCGTGGGAGGGCGAGCAGCACCGCTCCGACATCGCGCGCGCCGCCGCGGCCGGCGAGGTCGCCGTCCCCGGCACCGCCGCGGACCCCTCCTGA
- the purQ gene encoding phosphoribosylformylglycinamidine synthase subunit PurQ yields MPGAEGVRVGIVTFPGTLDDRDAARAVTLSGARAVNLWHADTTLTDIDAVILPGGFSYGDYLRCGAIARFAPIMDAVVDAARGGMPVLGICNGFQVLCEAQLLPGALVRNDSQQFICRDQVLCVENADTAWTASFAADQEILIPLKNGEGGFMAPEPVLDELEESGRVVFRYVGGNPNGSRRDIAGITNERGNVVGLMPHPEHAVEPGFGPDSASGLRSGVDGQGFFTSVIRTLVDA; encoded by the coding sequence CTGCCCGGCGCCGAGGGCGTCCGGGTCGGCATCGTCACCTTCCCCGGCACCCTCGACGACCGCGATGCCGCCCGTGCGGTGACCCTGTCCGGGGCCCGGGCCGTGAATCTCTGGCACGCGGACACCACGCTCACCGACATCGACGCGGTGATCCTGCCCGGCGGCTTCTCCTACGGCGACTACCTCCGCTGCGGCGCGATCGCCCGCTTCGCACCGATCATGGACGCGGTCGTCGACGCCGCCCGCGGCGGCATGCCGGTGCTCGGGATCTGCAACGGCTTCCAGGTGCTGTGCGAGGCGCAACTGCTGCCCGGTGCGCTCGTGCGCAACGACTCCCAGCAGTTCATCTGCCGCGACCAGGTGCTCTGCGTGGAGAACGCCGACACCGCGTGGACCGCGAGCTTCGCCGCGGACCAGGAGATCCTCATCCCGCTCAAGAACGGCGAGGGAGGATTCATGGCCCCCGAACCGGTGCTCGACGAGCTCGAGGAGTCCGGCCGAGTGGTGTTCCGCTACGTGGGCGGCAACCCCAACGGCTCGCGCCGCGACATCGCCGGGATCACCAACGAGCGCGGCAACGTCGTCGGACTCATGCCGCACCCGGAGCACGCGGTCGAGCCCGGATTCGGGCCCGACAGCGCGAGCGGGCTGCGCTCCGGAGTCGACGGGCAGGGATTCTTCACCTCGGTGATCCGCACCCTCGTCGACGCCTGA
- a CDS encoding phosphoribosylaminoimidazolesuccinocarboxamide synthase: MIDTPQYDLPGWTHVYSGKVRDLYVPSEVGTLEGADRVLMVASDRISAYDHVLRSEIPDKGVVLTGLTLWWFDQLSDVIGNHVTSTEVPAAVAGRGMVCRPLDMFPIECVARGYLTGSGLADYRRTGAVCGVKLPAGLGESDKLEPAIFTPATKAQIGDHDENISFERAAEIVGADDAEELRDVTLRIYTRAEEIARERGIILADTKFEFGRDRTGTILLADEVLTPDSSRFWDAAAYAPGRSQPSFDKQFVRDWLTSEASGWDMDSAEEPPELPAEIIERTRARYVEAFERITGETFPL; this comes from the coding sequence ATGATCGACACCCCGCAGTACGACCTCCCCGGCTGGACCCACGTGTACTCCGGGAAGGTGCGCGACCTCTACGTGCCGTCCGAGGTCGGCACCCTCGAGGGCGCCGACCGCGTCCTCATGGTCGCCTCCGACCGGATCTCCGCCTACGACCACGTGCTCCGCTCGGAGATCCCCGACAAGGGCGTCGTCCTCACCGGTCTCACCCTGTGGTGGTTCGACCAGCTCTCCGACGTCATCGGCAACCACGTGACCTCGACCGAGGTGCCGGCGGCGGTGGCCGGCCGCGGCATGGTGTGCCGCCCGCTCGACATGTTCCCCATCGAATGCGTGGCCCGCGGCTACCTCACCGGCTCCGGGCTCGCCGACTACCGGCGCACCGGCGCGGTGTGCGGCGTGAAGCTGCCTGCCGGGCTCGGGGAGTCCGACAAGCTCGAGCCGGCGATCTTCACCCCGGCGACGAAGGCGCAGATCGGCGATCACGACGAGAACATCAGCTTCGAGCGGGCCGCGGAGATCGTCGGCGCCGACGACGCGGAGGAGCTCCGCGACGTCACGCTCCGGATCTACACACGGGCCGAGGAGATCGCCCGCGAGCGCGGCATCATCCTCGCCGACACGAAGTTCGAGTTCGGGCGCGACCGGACCGGCACGATCCTCCTCGCCGACGAAGTCCTCACCCCGGACTCGTCCCGGTTCTGGGACGCCGCGGCGTACGCCCCCGGCCGCTCCCAGCCGAGCTTCGACAAGCAGTTCGTCCGCGACTGGCTGACCTCCGAGGCCTCCGGCTGGGACATGGACTCCGCGGAGGAGCCGCCGGAGCTGCCCGCCGAGATCATCGAGCGGACGCGCGCCCGCTACGTCGAGGCCTTCGAGCGCATCACCGGCGAGACCTTCCCGCTCTGA
- the purF gene encoding amidophosphoribosyltransferase encodes MARADGQLTHEIDPGDKKPQDECGVFGVWAPGEEVSKLVYYGLYALQHRGQESAGIAASNGEQIIVYRDMGLVSQVFDENDLETLPGHMAVGHTRYSTTGSSTWENAQPTLGPTRFGTVALGHNGNLTNFLELQELADTRQEERQETVKQATRKSNRTRSHRDSSNDTSLITELLASGEGENLTEVALDLFPRLEGAFSLVFMDEHTLYAARDRHGVRPLALGRLERGWVVASETAALDIVGASFVRAVEPGELIAIDEDGLRSYTFAEPEPARCVFEYVYLARPDSILAGKTVHAARTEMGRVLAREYPVDADMVIATPESGTPAAVGYAEESGIPFGQGLMKNAYVGRTFIQPSQTIRQLGIRLKLNPLRENIEGKRLVVVDDSIVRGNTQRALVRMLREAGAREIHIRISSPPVKWPCFYGIDFATRAELIANGLSTDEICQSLGADSLGYISLDGMIFATQQERRELCTACFSGEYPIRIPADATAVERSC; translated from the coding sequence GTGGCACGCGCAGATGGACAGCTGACTCACGAGATCGACCCAGGGGACAAGAAGCCGCAGGACGAATGCGGCGTGTTCGGGGTCTGGGCACCGGGCGAGGAGGTGTCCAAACTCGTCTACTACGGCCTCTACGCCCTGCAGCACCGGGGCCAGGAATCCGCCGGCATCGCCGCGAGCAACGGCGAGCAGATCATCGTCTACCGGGACATGGGGCTCGTGTCCCAGGTGTTCGACGAGAACGACCTCGAGACGCTGCCCGGACACATGGCGGTCGGCCACACCCGGTACTCGACCACCGGCTCCTCGACGTGGGAGAACGCGCAGCCGACGCTCGGACCCACCCGCTTCGGCACCGTGGCGCTCGGCCACAACGGCAATCTCACCAACTTCCTCGAGCTCCAGGAGCTCGCCGACACCCGGCAGGAGGAGCGGCAGGAGACGGTCAAGCAGGCGACGCGCAAGAGCAACCGCACGCGCAGCCACCGCGATTCGTCGAACGACACCTCGCTCATCACCGAGCTCCTCGCCTCCGGGGAGGGGGAGAACCTCACCGAGGTCGCTCTCGACCTGTTCCCCCGGCTCGAGGGCGCCTTCAGCCTCGTCTTCATGGACGAGCACACGCTCTACGCCGCCCGCGACCGTCACGGCGTCCGCCCGCTCGCGCTCGGCCGCCTCGAGCGCGGCTGGGTCGTCGCGAGCGAGACCGCGGCGCTCGACATCGTCGGCGCCTCCTTCGTCCGCGCCGTCGAACCCGGTGAGCTCATCGCGATCGACGAGGACGGACTGCGCTCCTACACGTTCGCCGAGCCGGAGCCTGCGCGCTGCGTGTTCGAGTACGTCTACCTCGCACGGCCCGACAGCATCCTCGCCGGCAAGACCGTCCACGCCGCCCGGACGGAGATGGGCCGCGTGCTCGCCCGCGAGTACCCGGTCGACGCCGACATGGTCATCGCGACCCCGGAATCCGGCACCCCGGCAGCGGTCGGCTACGCCGAGGAGTCAGGCATCCCGTTCGGCCAGGGCCTGATGAAGAACGCGTACGTGGGACGGACCTTCATCCAGCCCTCGCAGACGATCCGCCAGCTCGGCATCCGCCTCAAGCTCAACCCGCTGCGCGAGAACATCGAGGGCAAGCGGCTCGTCGTCGTCGACGACTCGATCGTGCGGGGCAACACCCAGCGCGCGCTCGTCCGCATGCTCCGCGAGGCCGGTGCGCGCGAGATCCACATCCGCATCTCCTCCCCGCCGGTGAAATGGCCGTGCTTCTACGGCATCGACTTCGCCACCCGGGCCGAGCTCATCGCGAACGGCCTGTCCACGGACGAGATCTGCCAGTCGCTCGGAGCCGATTCGCTCGGCTACATCTCGCTCGACGGGATGATCTTCGCGACCCAGCAGGAGCGCCGCGAGCTGTGCACCGCGTGCTTCTCCGGCGAGTACCCGATCAGGATCCCGGCGGATGCGACCGCCGTGGAGAGGAGCTGCTGA
- a CDS encoding low molecular weight phosphatase family protein — MAEQDGAAGPPTTVMFVCTGNTCRSPFAERLAAHLDPGTRYTSTGTHLLADLGIDPPMAACLNRLGARTDDFSSTQLDAAGIDDADLIVCLTRSHRDHVVTTWPEAAGRTVVLRPYARLVETGRVRAWDPPSADVAAPSAGHLDDIADPYRLGRDEAERAAAEIEAALRTVLGTG, encoded by the coding sequence ATGGCGGAGCAGGACGGAGCGGCCGGGCCGCCGACGACGGTGATGTTCGTGTGCACGGGCAACACGTGCCGCTCCCCCTTCGCCGAGCGCCTCGCCGCCCACCTCGACCCGGGCACCCGCTACACGAGCACCGGCACCCACCTGCTCGCCGACCTCGGCATCGACCCGCCGATGGCCGCGTGCCTGAACCGGCTCGGCGCCCGGACCGACGACTTCTCGAGCACGCAGCTCGATGCGGCGGGGATCGACGACGCCGATCTCATCGTGTGCCTCACCCGGTCCCACCGCGACCACGTCGTCACGACGTGGCCCGAGGCCGCCGGGCGCACCGTGGTGCTCCGGCCCTACGCCCGGCTCGTCGAGACCGGCCGGGTGCGGGCGTGGGATCCGCCGTCCGCCGACGTCGCCGCACCCTCCGCCGGGCACCTCGACGACATCGCCGACCCCTACCGCCTCGGGCGCGACGAGGCCGAGCGCGCCGCTGCGGAGATCGAGGCCGCGCTCCGCACCGTGCTCGGGACGGGATGA
- a CDS encoding aldehyde dehydrogenase family protein — protein MTAQTAPTSLFIDGRHVPAPDTYDNIDPATGRSLGAVSRGTAEDVDRAVTAAARAQREWRTSSPEQRSRLLVEVARLVREDRETLARLETEDTGKPLTQAYADADTCARYFEFYGHAIESYSGQTIPFDPGMHAYTRREPYGVTGHIVAWNYPLQLIGRAAATSLATGNCAVAKPADETPRTTVRLAELIARAGLPHGAFNVVTGLGSEAGAALAAHDGVAHLGFVGSTATGSLIAHAAAERVVPTVLELGGKSANIVFADADVDAAIPSLVRSILQNAGQTCSAGARLLVHRDVHAEVVDKMAAEFAQVTIGRGVDDPMLGPLVSARQQERVAGFFERLSGGEIVTGGSAPEGLGEDLAGGAFFSPTIVDDVDPAAEIAREEVFGPVVVATEFTDDDQAVALANGTDYGLVSAVWTKDVGRAHRMAAEIEAGQVFVNTYGAGGGVELPFGGFKKSGYGREKSIEAFDEYTQTKTVVIKL, from the coding sequence ATGACTGCGCAGACCGCCCCGACGTCCTTGTTCATCGACGGCCGCCACGTGCCGGCCCCGGACACCTACGACAACATCGACCCGGCCACCGGCCGGTCCCTCGGAGCGGTCTCCCGCGGCACCGCCGAGGACGTCGACCGGGCGGTCACGGCGGCGGCCCGGGCGCAGCGTGAATGGCGCACGTCCTCTCCGGAGCAGCGCTCGCGGCTCCTCGTCGAGGTCGCCCGGCTCGTCCGCGAGGACCGTGAGACGCTCGCCCGCCTCGAGACCGAGGACACCGGCAAGCCCCTCACCCAGGCGTATGCCGACGCCGACACCTGCGCGCGCTACTTCGAGTTCTACGGGCATGCGATCGAGTCGTACTCCGGGCAGACGATCCCCTTCGACCCGGGGATGCACGCCTACACCCGCCGCGAGCCGTACGGCGTGACGGGGCACATCGTCGCGTGGAACTATCCGCTCCAGCTCATCGGGCGCGCGGCGGCGACCTCGCTCGCCACCGGCAACTGCGCGGTGGCCAAGCCCGCCGACGAGACCCCGCGCACCACCGTGCGGCTCGCCGAGCTCATCGCCCGGGCGGGACTGCCGCACGGCGCCTTCAACGTCGTCACCGGCCTGGGGTCCGAGGCCGGAGCCGCCCTCGCCGCCCACGACGGGGTGGCCCACCTCGGCTTCGTCGGCTCGACCGCGACCGGATCGCTCATCGCCCATGCGGCCGCCGAGCGCGTGGTGCCGACCGTCCTCGAGCTCGGCGGGAAGTCCGCGAACATCGTGTTCGCCGACGCCGACGTCGACGCGGCGATCCCGAGCCTCGTGCGCTCGATCCTGCAGAACGCCGGGCAGACGTGCTCGGCCGGGGCGCGCCTCCTCGTCCACCGCGACGTCCACGCCGAGGTCGTCGACAAGATGGCCGCGGAGTTCGCGCAGGTCACGATCGGCCGCGGGGTCGACGACCCGATGCTCGGCCCGCTCGTGTCCGCCCGGCAGCAGGAGCGGGTGGCCGGGTTCTTCGAGCGGCTGAGCGGCGGCGAGATCGTCACCGGGGGCAGTGCGCCCGAGGGGCTCGGCGAGGACCTGGCCGGCGGAGCCTTCTTCTCCCCGACCATCGTCGACGACGTCGACCCGGCCGCGGAGATCGCCCGCGAGGAGGTGTTCGGCCCCGTCGTCGTCGCGACCGAGTTCACCGACGACGACCAGGCCGTCGCGCTGGCGAACGGCACGGACTACGGCCTCGTGTCGGCGGTGTGGACGAAGGACGTCGGCCGGGCCCACCGGATGGCCGCGGAGATCGAGGCCGGCCAGGTGTTCGTCAACACCTACGGCGCCGGCGGCGGCGTCGAGCTGCCCTTCGGCGGGTTCAAGAAGTCCGGCTACGGCCGGGAGAAGTCGATCGAGGCCTTCGACGAATACACCCAGACGAAGACCGTCGTCATCAAGCTCTGA